The Nitrosopumilus sp. b3 sequence ACTGCCATCGCATTACAGGTAATTGCCGAATATTTGTCAAAAGGATCTGGTGGGATATTGTTTTTAGCTCCTACAAGGGTATTGGCAAATCAACATTATGAATTCTTAAAAGAAAACCTGACGTTAGATGATATTTCATTGATAACTGGAGAGGACACAATTCAGAAACGAACCAAACTCTGGAATAATAGTGTAATCTGCGCAACTCCTGAAATTGCTAGAAATGATTTGAATAGAGGAATTATTTCCCCTGATCAATTTAGTCTTGTAGTATTTGATGAAGTTCACAGAACAGCTGGGGATTATGCATATTCTGGAATTGCAGAAAGTTTTGAAAATTCTTCTGCTAGAATTCTTGGAATGACAGCTACTCTTCCAAGTGAAAAAGAAAAGGCAACAGAGATTTTGACAAAACTTCGAATTTCAAGTGTTGCTGAAAGAAGAGAGGATAGTCCAGATGTAAAGCCTTACACTCAAGAAACTCATACTGAGTGGATTAACGTAGAGCTTCCTCCAGAACTTAAAACAATCCAAACGTTGCTGAAATTAGCATTAGATGAACAATATTCTGCATTAAGAAAAAACGGAATTCGAATGGCAGAACAACAATCTCTTTCTGCTTTATTGAGAATACGGCAATTTGTATTAAATCAAAATAGACGTTCGGCAAAACCTCTTTTCACTGGCATTAGAATTCATTATGCTCTGAACATTCTAGAGGCTCATGGAATTACGCCTTTTCTAAAATTCTGTGAGCGTGCTCAGGCAAAAAAAGGCGTAGGAATCAAGGAACTTTTTGAAATGGATCCTAATTTTACAAGGGCAATTCATCTTGCAAAAGAAGCACAATCGCGAGGAATAGAACACTCTAAAATTCCAAAATTAAAGGAAATCCTTGAATCTGTTCCTGGTAAGGCCTTGATATTTACCAGCTATCGTGATTCTGTGGATTTAATTTTCAATAAACTAACTGAGATGGGAATTTCTGCTGGAATTTTGATTGGCAAAGCAGGTGATGCTGGCTTAAAACAAAAAAAACAGATTGAAACCGTACAGAAATTCCGAGATGGGATTTTTCAGGTACTAGTTGCAACACGAGTTGGTGAGGAGGGTCTTGATATTGCTGAAGTAAATCAGGTGATTTTTTACGATAATGTCCCAAGCTCAATTAGGTTTATCCAAAGAAGAGGAAGAACTGGAAGAAAAGATACCGGTAAACTGGTTGTACTGATAGCAAAAAATACAATTGATGAGACATATTACTGGATTGGAAAAAGAAAGATGAGTGCAGCAAAATCTATGGGGGATAAAATGACAAAGGTGCTGGAAAAAAATCAGGAAATTGAATCTCAGAAAACAGGACTCGATGCATTTCTCTAGATTTTATATTGTTCAGAAATTAATTTGATGATTTTCTGCTTTCTTTGAATGACTTTGTTTTTCATTCCTGATTCTAAATGATGGATGCTGCTGTCTTTTGCTGCTAGTAAATTTTCTAGTCTTACTTCGAACTGATTTTCAAGAAAATTCATAATTCCATAAAAACCACCTTCGATTTCTATATTCTCAAATGATTCTTTTGCAAGATTAGAAATTGATTTTTCCAGATGTGCTAGAATTTCTTCTAATGTTTTTTCATTTAATAAAACCACAAATAATTTTGCTTAAATGTCCCAAAAAATGTTATGTATTGTTTGGTCTAAGGAAATGAAATTATTTTACTCGAATCTTTTGATGATGTGATATCCAAACTCTGTTTTAATTGGCTGTGAAATCTCGCCAATTTGTAGCTTGAATGCTGCTTCTTCAAATGGTTTTACCATCATGCCTTTTGTAAAATAGCCCAAACTCCCGTCCTTTTTTGCACTGCCTGAATCAATTGACAATTCTTTTGCTAATTTGCCAAATTTTTCGCCCTTTTTGATTCTCTCTAAAATAGCAAGTGATTCACCTTGTTTTTCTACTAAGATATGAGAGCATTTTATTTTGGCAGCCATTACTGGTTGGAAAATTTACTAATTCTTAATTGTTTTCTATCATCTCTTTTTAATTCTATTTTACCTGATCTTGATGCTCACGATAAATACCTAGAACGATTTATTATCTTAGTCATATATGATAATATGATGAACGACTCCATTGTTCCTTCATTGCTTGTCAAATTTAGATTTATTGATGAGAAAAAATCTGAAATTGCATTATTGACTTTTGAGCAATACTCTAACATCAAAGATCTACCTATTACGAAAGAATGCAAGATAGTTAAGAACGAAAAACCTACCTTATCAAAAAGGGATGTTGCGGCTATCAATAAAAAAATCGCATCATTGTCAAAATCGCATACTCAGACATTGTCTGAGTGACATTTGCTAGGTGAACAAAAATGATTAATTCTATAACTTCTTCATATGCTTATGTTTGAAAATTTGTGTGGTAACTGTAATCATAAAAACTGTTGCACCGACTCTGCAGTTCCATTAGTGTTTTCAAATGATTTACAAAAAATAATGAAAACTGAGCCTGTTCCTGAAAAATACATCCAAACAAAAAAAATCAATGGCAAAAATATTGATACACTCAAAAAGAAGGATAATTCTATAGAATGTGTTTTTTGGAATGCAGAAACATCTGGTTGTAGTATTTATGAATCTAGGCCAATAGATTGTAGGTTATACCCATTTGATATTATGTATTTGAATAATTCCTATCATTGGATTGTATATTCATGTAATGAAAATAGTGATTGGAAGTGGAGTGAAAAATATTTGGAGTTTTTTGAATCAGATGAAGGATTTCGTGAATTAATGAAAAATATTGATATTTTTACTGCACATACAAAAATGATTTTACCGGAAGAATCTAAAAAAACACCTTTTATTATTTTACGAAAAATTAATTGGAATGATGGTGATGTTCTATAATTCTAAAACTAAATGGTTTTTTTGTGTTTGTATAAAGCATAAATGATTATCCAATATCCCGCATACCAAAAAAGATTAACTGGATGGGAAAGTTCAAACTCTCCTGAAAGTTCTAGATAGTAATACCATGTATCCCCTATTGTCAATGATAAAATTCCTATGACCAATATCATCCATGCCTTTCCTATCAGCCCTTCTCGGAATATTGTTGAACCTAAAACTGCAAATGCTAAAAGCACTCCTGCAGATGTAACGAAAACCAATCCATAAAAGAAATCAAATCCAGCTTCTCCCAATTCAGTCAGTGCTGAACTTGAATAACTAATCAGAATTAATAATGGAAGTAAAATGATCCACATCTTGTATTTATTTGAAAAACTAGCAAAAAATCTGATGTTGAGAATAAGATATGCTATTGCTAGTGGGTATTGCATGAAAAAGAATATGTCTGCAATTGAAGGATATGGGTCTAATTGTAAAACTATGTCATAGACTAGATAAGTTACTTCGCCTAAAAATATTCCCAGATATGCAAAACCTAAAAAAATATATGATTTTCGATAAATCCCTGCATCCATGTATTTTATTGCAACTATGAATGCAGCAATTGTGACTACCAATGGATTCAGAAAAGAAAAAATTGAAATTATTACCTCTGCATTTTCAGTACTTGAAAAATTGTTCACATAGGTGTGGAAAATAAATACTGAAAAAATAATCCCTGCAATAATTTTGATATTTATGTTGGTGTCTAATTTTTCGGGTACTGTATTGGGTTTAGACAATTTAATTCACATTTTGATTATTTATCAGGTATATATCAAATAGTGTCTTTTGTATGTGAATAAACGGATTGTCAAAATATTTACAAATTATAAAATGTTTGATGGGGTGTATTCTCCACAATCTTTCAATCTTTGGAATCTCTTTAAAACAAATCCAGCTGTTTCTCTAACGTCTCGACTTTGATCCTTTTCTAAAGTTCGAATCTGATCTTCTACTTCAAAAGCTCGCATCAATCCTAATGCTTCTATAGCTTCATGTTTTGAAAGTATGCTGTCATCATTTAATGAAATTTCCATTAATATTGGAATTTTTTCTCTAAAGTTTCTTGCTGCTATCTGAAAACTTGCTTCATGTTTTACAACACCATTTGAATCATTTTTTAAAACCCATTCCATAAGGTCTGCAACTTTTTGACGCATTTTGTCATTTTGATTCATATTTTCAGCCAATTCTCCTGCAAGCCAAACTGCATCCCATCGTCTTGACTCATCATCATTATTTTTTAACACTTCTTCGCAATAGTTGAATCTCTCTTCATCAGACAATTTCCTTATGTCGTTCTCATCAAACAATTGTATGGCCAATACCCAAATTTGGGAATTACTATTTATTAAAAATACCTATAATTCCCATAAAAAAAACTAATAAACTAGAACATGTAATGATATCACATGTCTGGATTCGACCGTTTATTGGTAATATCTCTTACTGAAATTATTGAAAAAAATCTTGGCTCAAAAACAGTTAAGAAAATTGACGATAGGCTTTTTGAAAAATTTGGAATTTCTCTTATTCAATCAATTGAAGAATTTGATAAACTTGATCTTGTTTTAAGGGAATTTTTTGGAAAAGGTGCAGATGGAATTGAGAAAAAGATATTTGAAAATATTTTTCAAACAAAATCCAAAAAATCAAAAGATCCTTGGTACACGCTTTCCGACTCCTACGTAAATGAGATTATTTTACAGGCATATGGTGATATGGAAAAAAAGAAAATAATTGAATCTGTCTCAGAATCTCCTAAAATCATTAATGATATTTTAAAGGATTGTCAATTGCCTAGAACATCTGGATATCGTAAAATCAATAGTCTAATTGATGATGGTTTAATCTATCAGTCAGATCAAATTATTGTTGATAATAAAAAAATTAACAAATATGCTTGTGCATTTACTAATTTAAAAATAAATATTGAAAAAAATAAATTGACTGTTGATGTCCAATTAAGCGAATCCGACATTGCGAAAAGTTCGATATTTCAGATTATTCTGAACTGATTTATTTACTATTACGATCATACTATTAAGGTAGCACACTGATCCCAAATATGGGATTAATTGCAAATTAAACTCTATGGAAAAAAATCAAGGTTTGGATATTATTTAATTATTGCATCTGCTGCACTTTCTGCACTTTTACACGTTCTATCAAAACCAATGATGGAAATAGGTCCTAATCAAATTGAAATAAATCCAATTTTTATGACGTTTATTATTTATCTGGTATGTAGTATATTTTTTACGCCTATAGCACGCAAAACTGATTCATTTTCTAATTTTTCTCAAAAAGACATATTCTTTATGATTATGATTGGTTTGGCTGAAGTATCCGCACTTGCAGCATATTTTTTTGGATTAAATAATTCGACTGCTGTAAATGCATCTCTTTTCATAAATGGAGAAATGATTTTTTCTCTTATCATAGCGATGGTATTTTTCAAAGAGCGACTCAAAATTAAGGAATACATTCCATTTTCTATGATTATTATTGGAATGGTGTTTATTCCCATTGCTAACAATCTATATTTGGATGGAATGAATTTTGAACAAATTGCATCTGGTGATCTGCTGATCCTTCTTTCTGGTCTGTTATATGGGATTGATATTACAATATGTAAATATGTTGGAGATAAATATGATGCAAGAAGAGTAACACAGATAACTTCAATTTTTTGTGCAATAATTGCATTGTCATTTTTAGTTATACTTGAAATTCCTATGGACTTTGAATTGATGTCTCTTCCAAGCATTGTAATCATTGGTATTCTGGGAACTGGAGTGTCTACCTTGTTCTTTTTAGCTGGATTGAAATTAATTGGTGCCGTTAGAACTGTTCTCCTGTATTCTACTACCTCTGTTTTTGGAATTATTTTTGCAGGACTTTTCTTGTCTGAAGAAATTACTTCCATTGACATTGTTTCTCTTGTAATAACATTAACTGGAATATTCTTTTTAAGAAATAAATTGGCAGATGCTGATTCTGAAAGTCACTCTGTGAAAAAAAATACTGAAAAATACTTGCAATTTAATAAATAACAATATTCAATTCTAATTCTCCTTTTTTTATTTTATACTTAAATTAAATACCCTTTTTCTTATAAGTAATAAAAGAATATCTTATTACTTAGTTTATCAATACCAAATATGGGATTAATGATTAAAACTTGTATTATTGTAGATGATGATGTTCAAATCACTGAACTATTTTCTGAATTGATGACTATGCAAGGATTAGATGTTTTAGCCGCTGGTTATGATGGGTTGGATGCGATAAAACTTTATGAAAAACACAAGCCTGATGTTCTTTTCTTAGATGTTGAGATGCCAAAATTAAATGGAATTGAGGCACTAAAAAACATCAAAAAAATTGATTCATCTGCTAATGTGATTGTTGTTACTGGAAGTACTTCAAGTAATATTGAAAAACAACTAGAAGAAAATGGTGTTTTAGAAATTGTTCACAAACCTTTCGATATTAATAAAATCAGCAAAATAATTGATTCTCTTAACAACACCGTTTCAATGTATCCATAACCAAACTCTTCTTTTATTTTAGCCCCCATGATGTTTTGTTGTTTGGGATAATTTTCAAAAATGGAGCCTCATTTTCAGCCCATGGATCTTTTCTAACCCATTCAAATTTTTTATGAAAAATCTCATAATATTTTTTAAATTCTGATCCCTTTTCAACAATTTCTACTTTCCCCTGAATGCAGATTGCTTTGTGATTTCCCGATTTGTAGATGTCGATAACAATTCCTGTTTTTGGATTGTCTTTGATGTTTGAAAATGTGCGAGTGTTGTAATCTGTAGCAACTAAAATATTGTTTTCATGAAGAATAAACGATACTGGCTTTACATGCGGAATATCATCATGTGATGTTGCTATCCTTGCCTCTTCTAGTGATTCTAGAAAATCTGTCTCTTTTTGATTAAATTCTATCAATTGAATATTCTTTCTCTTATCTCTGGTATGTGTTTGTATACGATGTCTCTGATTTTCATCTGATCCTCTGCAGTTGGAACTTCTTTTTGTGCACTCAGTATTGCTCCTCCCATCCCAAGTGCCATACCCATTACAATCCCATACACGAATTCTTGGGGGTTTTCAACTTTGAGAGTATCTTTGTTTTCCTTAATATCTTCAAGATAAGCTGGAATTGTAGATACTGCACCGTTAATTACTTGAATAATTATCTCTTCAAATTGCTCTTCGCTCATGCTGCAGTTTGTTGTGGAATTCTTAATAAATTTGTGCCTAAGATTTTTAATCCAGCCTTCCTGAAAAAGAACATGTTCTCTCTATTTACAACGAATGAGGCAAATACAGCACTTCCTGACGTGATTAAAAAATTTGAATATGCACTTTCTAAAAAGAACGAAGTATCAAAATTAGAACAGCAAATTCAGATGAGTCTTTCTACGACCAATTCATTTGAAGAGTTTATCACATTAAAGCAGAAATTAAATTCTGCAGTTACAAAATTCTATGAAGCTGTAGAAATCCTGGAAAACACTGGAGTATCAGTCAAAAGTATTGAACAGGGACTGCTTGATTTCCCCTCAAAACGATTTGATGAGGAAGTTTGGCTTTGCTGGAAATACGGTGAGACAGAAATAAAATTCTGGCACGAGAAAGACTCTGGTTTTATGGGTAGAAAGCCAATTGAAGTAAACGACGAGTCCCTAGTCTGACTAGTCTTCACTTGTCTTTTTTATGAAATTTTTGACATCAATTGTCTTGAGTGGCTTTGATGAATCCCACAAGAATGAACATAATGTGAATATGTTGTCTACCATCTCATTAGAATTTGTACACAATGAAAAGTCTGAATCTGACCCCGAGTGCTGTGATGATGCTGCATGATCAGACATTATCATTTTTTTATCTTTTTGAACTACAATTCGTCCCTTTGATGGTAGTTTGCCAATCTTTGTTTCAGTTGCATTAAATCTTTTAACAAAAGGTGCCAATTTAGGATCATTCATGTCTACCAATAATCTTACCGTTCCACCATTCTTTTCACATATGCTAATTTTTTCTGGAATTGTACTGTGATACATTCTTGAGACATCATCCAACGTCGTTGCAATGTAAATTGTATCTGTAGAATTTTCAATTAATTGTGCAATATCTGCATAGATGTTCTGCCTACCTTGAACAACTCTGAATGTAGGAACCGTATTGATTTGGTTTGATGTAATTTCATCGTTAATTTTATCAATAATTGCCTCTCCTAGCTTTTTAATTTTATTTACTTCGTCTTCTTTTTTGCTTAATGCAATTTTTAATGCATCGTGGGGATCTGATGCTATACATAACTTGGGACTAGATAGTGTTGTTGAAATAATATTTCTGCTAACAAGTCTATCCACTGTTCTATACATTCTTGCTCTGTCAATGTCTAGCTCTTTTGCTAAAGCACTTGCAGTGATTGGCCCTGCTCTGAGTAAATTCAGGTAAACCTTGGCCTCCAAGTCGTCGAGATCTAAAATCTCTTCAAGCTCTGTTGCAATTCTACTTACTTGATCTTGGTAAGACATCTCTTTTTTTCTCCCATCTCTAATAACCTAGACTCGTTTTGTGTAATTGCATTTAGTATTTTCGCAGAACTACTATGCTTTACAAAATATTTTCCCCTCATCATCGATAAAAAATTTAGATCATAATAGAACTAAAGGCTCTGTTTGTGCGATAGTACACACAAAAATGAAAATGTGTTGTTTTTTTATTACAACAATTTCTTTTGATGTTCAATTTTATGAACATTTTTTTCAATTCTATGATTTTTTTATATTTCAAATCTGACACTTTTTTAAAAAAATGTCCAAAGTGAAAACTAGAATACATTAAATGCAATAACTGAGATTACAATCATCACTACTACGTGCTTTGTTCCAGCTACGTAAGAGCCTGAGCCAATCTTGCCTGCAGCAAGTCCTCCAAATACTGCTTCGATAATTGCCATATTGAACAATGCCGATTCTAGTTTTTCAATCTCCATGCTTGCAAGTGAGCCAAATAATCCCTGCGTTCCACTTCCTGATGCTAATAATCCTTCCTGAACTTTTTCAATTTCTGTAAAAAAACTAGTTGTTAACAAAACTGCTACTGCCAAAAACACTGCAAATGAAATGTAAATTGTATATGTGTATGGCTGAAGAGCTGATTTTCTACTCTTTTCAATATTTTGCATATCTGAGACGTGCTTTTGAATCATTTCCAGATTTTCTGACACATCCCCTCCAATTTTCATTGCCATCTCAAGTAAGACTGTAACACGTCGTGCAACCCTAGTCCCTGTTCTTTCTGCAAAATTCTCAAACGCATCCTCAATTGGTGTTCCCCAACTGATGTTTGCTCTCAGATTTTTTAATTCAGGAGTTAGTGCTCCTAGATTCCGTTCACCTGCTTGCTCTATTGCTTTGATCAAATTTGCTCCACTTTGCACAGAGCTTAACAGTGCAAGCAAAAAAACTGGTAGATTTCTGTCTATACTATCTCTTCTTTGCACTTCTTTTAGCTGATGTATAGTTAAGGGAATGATTCCTACTAGTATTCCGAAAATTAATCCTACATCCCTAATTGTTGTTGAATCAGAATATTCTGAAAAATAGAAACTCATTGAAATTACACTGATGGATGCAATAATGGAAAATGTTACAGTCTTTAGAATCTCATTTTTTAATATTGATTGTTTTGGCTCGAGTTTTGCTACCCTTCTTCTTATTTTTCTTTTTTGTTTGCTTTGCACTCTTTCCATCTTTCTACCTCTTTGGTACCATTGTGTCCATCATGACTAACATCAAAACTCCACTAAGAGGAATAACTGCAAATGTTAGAATATTCATTAATGTGATCAAATCAAATCCTGCAAGACTTGGACTCATTATTCCCATAATTGATAACATGATTACCGCAAGTAATGGGAATACAATTAACAAAATTGTATAAATTTCTGCAACACTACCTAATGATTCGGTAGTTTTTTGCATTAGCATCTTTTTTTCTTCAAGCTGGACTTTTGCTGTTGCATTAAAGTATTCTTTAAGATCTCCTCCTGATTGAACGGTTACTACTGCGCCTTCTAGTAATTCAGAATATGGTCCAGTTGGAGTTCGATGTATCAAATCTTTAATTGCACTAATCAAATCCATGCCTAAAATATCGATATTTCTTACAATGTATCTAGCATCTTTTACGATATCTTCCTCTGTCTCCTCCTTTGCAATCGCTTTGAAAATACCTTCTAGTGTAAGGCCGCTTGTCGCTAATGTTGACATGTATCCAATAAAATGAGGTATTTCCTCAACTAGTTTTGAAGATCTATTTGTAACTCTAACTTTGGGAATCATCTGCAGTATTCCAAATGTTATTCCAAATAGCATGAATCCTGCTAATACTGGCAGTAAAAAACTCAGACTTGCTGGTTGAATATTGATGAATTGAGCTACAATTAA is a genomic window containing:
- a CDS encoding helix-turn-helix domain-containing protein, whose protein sequence is MSYQDQVSRIATELEEILDLDDLEAKVYLNLLRAGPITASALAKELDIDRARMYRTVDRLVSRNIISTTLSSPKLCIASDPHDALKIALSKKEDEVNKIKKLGEAIIDKINDEITSNQINTVPTFRVVQGRQNIYADIAQLIENSTDTIYIATTLDDVSRMYHSTIPEKISICEKNGGTVRLLVDMNDPKLAPFVKRFNATETKIGKLPSKGRIVVQKDKKMIMSDHAASSQHSGSDSDFSLCTNSNEMVDNIFTLCSFLWDSSKPLKTIDVKNFIKKTSED
- a CDS encoding HEAT repeat domain-containing protein; this encodes MAIQLFDENDIRKLSDEERFNYCEEVLKNNDDESRRWDAVWLAGELAENMNQNDKMRQKVADLMEWVLKNDSNGVVKHEASFQIAARNFREKIPILMEISLNDDSILSKHEAIEALGLMRAFEVEDQIRTLEKDQSRDVRETAGFVLKRFQRLKDCGEYTPSNIL
- a CDS encoding type II secretion system F family protein encodes the protein MERVQSKQKRKIRRRVAKLEPKQSILKNEILKTVTFSIIASISVISMSFYFSEYSDSTTIRDVGLIFGILVGIIPLTIHQLKEVQRRDSIDRNLPVFLLALLSSVQSGANLIKAIEQAGERNLGALTPELKNLRANISWGTPIEDAFENFAERTGTRVARRVTVLLEMAMKIGGDVSENLEMIQKHVSDMQNIEKSRKSALQPYTYTIYISFAVFLAVAVLLTTSFFTEIEKVQEGLLASGSGTQGLFGSLASMEIEKLESALFNMAIIEAVFGGLAAGKIGSGSYVAGTKHVVVMIVISVIAFNVF
- a CDS encoding DMT family transporter — translated: MQIKLYGKKSRFGYYLIIASAALSALLHVLSKPMMEIGPNQIEINPIFMTFIIYLVCSIFFTPIARKTDSFSNFSQKDIFFMIMIGLAEVSALAAYFFGLNNSTAVNASLFINGEMIFSLIIAMVFFKERLKIKEYIPFSMIIIGMVFIPIANNLYLDGMNFEQIASGDLLILLSGLLYGIDITICKYVGDKYDARRVTQITSIFCAIIALSFLVILEIPMDFELMSLPSIVIIGILGTGVSTLFFLAGLKLIGAVRTVLLYSTTSVFGIIFAGLFLSEEITSIDIVSLVITLTGIFFLRNKLADADSESHSVKKNTEKYLQFNK
- a CDS encoding DEAD/DEAH box helicase, giving the protein MDQYLEKKYVQKNSIEKRDYQVNLANQAIKENCIVVLPTGLGKTAIALQVIAEYLSKGSGGILFLAPTRVLANQHYEFLKENLTLDDISLITGEDTIQKRTKLWNNSVICATPEIARNDLNRGIISPDQFSLVVFDEVHRTAGDYAYSGIAESFENSSARILGMTATLPSEKEKATEILTKLRISSVAERREDSPDVKPYTQETHTEWINVELPPELKTIQTLLKLALDEQYSALRKNGIRMAEQQSLSALLRIRQFVLNQNRRSAKPLFTGIRIHYALNILEAHGITPFLKFCERAQAKKGVGIKELFEMDPNFTRAIHLAKEAQSRGIEHSKIPKLKEILESVPGKALIFTSYRDSVDLIFNKLTEMGISAGILIGKAGDAGLKQKKQIETVQKFRDGIFQVLVATRVGEEGLDIAEVNQVIFYDNVPSSIRFIQRRGRTGRKDTGKLVVLIAKNTIDETYYWIGKRKMSAAKSMGDKMTKVLEKNQEIESQKTGLDAFL
- a CDS encoding DUF2203 domain-containing protein gives rise to the protein MFSLFTTNEANTALPDVIKKFEYALSKKNEVSKLEQQIQMSLSTTNSFEEFITLKQKLNSAVTKFYEAVEILENTGVSVKSIEQGLLDFPSKRFDEEVWLCWKYGETEIKFWHEKDSGFMGRKPIEVNDESLV
- a CDS encoding histidine kinase, giving the protein MSKPNTVPEKLDTNINIKIIAGIIFSVFIFHTYVNNFSSTENAEVIISIFSFLNPLVVTIAAFIVAIKYMDAGIYRKSYIFLGFAYLGIFLGEVTYLVYDIVLQLDPYPSIADIFFFMQYPLAIAYLILNIRFFASFSNKYKMWIILLPLLILISYSSSALTELGEAGFDFFYGLVFVTSAGVLLAFAVLGSTIFREGLIGKAWMILVIGILSLTIGDTWYYYLELSGEFELSHPVNLFWYAGYWIIIYALYKHKKTI
- a CDS encoding YkgJ family cysteine cluster protein — its product is MFENLCGNCNHKNCCTDSAVPLVFSNDLQKIMKTEPVPEKYIQTKKINGKNIDTLKKKDNSIECVFWNAETSGCSIYESRPIDCRLYPFDIMYLNNSYHWIVYSCNENSDWKWSEKYLEFFESDEGFRELMKNIDIFTAHTKMILPEESKKTPFIILRKINWNDGDVL
- a CDS encoding type II secretion system F family protein, producing MNLIGKKQKKNDEESVGQIHVYSYKLLNEHVKFLHPKLKSLDKSIKQAMMPIPFEVYVSSMIFFSLIAGICGAVLALIVAQFINIQPASLSFLLPVLAGFMLFGITFGILQMIPKVRVTNRSSKLVEEIPHFIGYMSTLATSGLTLEGIFKAIAKEETEEDIVKDARYIVRNIDILGMDLISAIKDLIHRTPTGPYSELLEGAVVTVQSGGDLKEYFNATAKVQLEEKKMLMQKTTESLGSVAEIYTILLIVFPLLAVIMLSIMGIMSPSLAGFDLITLMNILTFAVIPLSGVLMLVMMDTMVPKR
- a CDS encoding peptidylprolyl isomerase, with protein sequence MAAKIKCSHILVEKQGESLAILERIKKGEKFGKLAKELSIDSGSAKKDGSLGYFTKGMMVKPFEEAAFKLQIGEISQPIKTEFGYHIIKRFE
- a CDS encoding pyridoxamine 5'-phosphate oxidase family protein; its protein translation is MIEFNQKETDFLESLEEARIATSHDDIPHVKPVSFILHENNILVATDYNTRTFSNIKDNPKTGIVIDIYKSGNHKAICIQGKVEIVEKGSEFKKYYEIFHKKFEWVRKDPWAENEAPFLKIIPNNKTSWGLK
- a CDS encoding response regulator, giving the protein MGLMIKTCIIVDDDVQITELFSELMTMQGLDVLAAGYDGLDAIKLYEKHKPDVLFLDVEMPKLNGIEALKNIKKIDSSANVIVVTGSTSSNIEKQLEENGVLEIVHKPFDINKISKIIDSLNNTVSMYP